One window of the Crassaminicella thermophila genome contains the following:
- a CDS encoding extracellular solute-binding protein, whose protein sequence is MRNKKYSPYRLFLCLLLCAFIIFGPFYFIENRPENKVEDVKETKWRGVITLWDYPHLDVKNGTRFGWILGKIKKFERENPGVYIELKPLDLKTGPYEIETAIKTKTYPDIAPVGADFTVIHQNILEPVDSYLTKEELNDYRPQSLAAVRYNGKIWGFPCMMTTYTMFLNLDLFHEKGVNPPKDGNWTYDEFVNTLKELTYDKDGDGENDIYGFNSFIGENDYNTWGILLSDGAKIFDKNLVYKFYDKKAVSGLKKLTDLKLKYKVTPKNFGQNTEREAWESFYKEKKVAVYPTGTWAVNVLNKLRNEGKGFEFAIANYPIGKKGTPVSICKNTSAYGIFKQEDKEKLNMCVKFLKFISQEKYQKELYRLGAFPVKKSVGEIYKNDRIMSTIEKNLVYTQNIPHHPNWLKIEGILQSQIRQVLLEEKSIQDAINDAKRKIMTYNEIAKKMNRK, encoded by the coding sequence ATGAGAAATAAAAAATACAGCCCATATAGGCTTTTTTTATGTTTATTATTGTGTGCTTTTATAATTTTTGGTCCGTTTTATTTTATAGAGAATAGACCTGAAAATAAAGTAGAGGATGTAAAAGAAACGAAATGGAGGGGAGTGATTACTCTTTGGGATTATCCACATTTAGATGTTAAAAATGGTACTAGGTTTGGATGGATTTTAGGTAAGATAAAAAAGTTTGAAAGAGAAAATCCAGGGGTTTACATAGAATTAAAACCATTAGATTTAAAAACTGGACCGTACGAAATAGAAACAGCTATAAAGACTAAGACTTATCCAGATATTGCACCTGTTGGTGCTGATTTTACAGTTATACATCAAAATATTTTAGAACCAGTAGATTCATACTTAACAAAAGAAGAATTAAATGATTACAGGCCGCAGAGTTTAGCTGCTGTACGATATAATGGTAAAATATGGGGATTTCCTTGTATGATGACTACTTATACTATGTTTTTAAATCTAGATTTATTTCATGAAAAGGGGGTAAATCCTCCTAAGGATGGAAATTGGACTTATGATGAGTTTGTGAATACCCTAAAGGAACTTACTTATGACAAAGATGGAGATGGAGAAAATGATATATATGGATTTAATTCTTTTATTGGAGAAAATGATTATAATACATGGGGGATTTTATTATCTGATGGAGCAAAAATATTTGATAAGAATTTAGTGTATAAATTTTATGATAAAAAAGCAGTAAGTGGCTTAAAAAAGCTTACTGATTTAAAGCTTAAATATAAAGTAACACCAAAAAATTTTGGGCAAAATACAGAAAGGGAAGCTTGGGAAAGCTTTTATAAAGAAAAAAAAGTTGCAGTATATCCTACTGGAACATGGGCTGTTAATGTATTGAATAAATTAAGGAATGAAGGAAAAGGATTTGAATTTGCTATAGCCAATTATCCTATAGGAAAAAAAGGCACTCCTGTATCAATATGCAAAAATACTTCTGCTTATGGTATATTTAAGCAAGAGGATAAGGAAAAACTTAATATGTGCGTAAAGTTTTTAAAGTTTATTTCTCAAGAAAAGTATCAAAAGGAACTTTATCGATTAGGTGCTTTCCCTGTTAAAAAGAGTGTAGGAGAAATCTATAAAAATGATAGGATCATGTCTACAATAGAAAAGAATCTAGTATATACTCAAAATATCCCACATCATCCTAATTGGTTAAAGATTGAAGGAATATTGCAAAGCCAAATTAGACAGGTACTTTTAGAAGAAAAGTCGATACAGGATGCAATAAATGATGCAAAGAGAAAGATTATGACTTATAATGAAATAGCGAAAAAAATGAATCGGAAGTAG
- the hydG gene encoding [FeFe] hydrogenase H-cluster radical SAM maturase HydG produces MVNTHEIINEEKIHDLLEKGKKASKKEILEIIEKARDCYGLTLEEAAVLLQIEDTQLLEKLFDAARYIKDKIYGNRIVIFAPLYTSNECTNNCLYCGFRSANKELHRRTLSADEVVNEARAIESQGHKRILLVCGEDPKKTHIDHITDSVSAIYENVDIRRINVNAAPMSVEDFKKLKAVGIGTFQIFQETYHRETYKKMHPTGFKSDYDYRLTAIERAFEAGIDDFGIGALLGLYDYKFDVLGTLMHSQYMDDKYSVGPHTISIPRLRPALGSALETVPYPINDEEFKKIIAVYRLTVPYTGIILSTREAPALRDELLNLGVSQISAGSRTNPGGYEEDDREATQFETSDERTLDEMLQVVCEQGHLPSFCTACYRANRTGEAFMELAKDAHIHEFCQPNAILTFKENLVRFASAKTKEKGEKMIEKELQKIEDEKVKAETIKRLERIENGEKDLYF; encoded by the coding sequence ATGGTGAATACACATGAAATTATCAATGAGGAAAAAATACATGATCTTTTAGAGAAAGGTAAAAAAGCTAGTAAAAAAGAGATATTAGAAATCATTGAAAAAGCAAGAGATTGTTACGGTCTTACATTAGAAGAAGCTGCTGTTTTGTTGCAGATAGAGGATACTCAGTTGTTAGAAAAATTGTTTGATGCAGCAAGATATATAAAAGATAAGATATATGGTAATCGTATTGTTATCTTTGCACCTCTTTATACGAGCAATGAGTGTACGAATAATTGCTTATACTGTGGTTTTAGATCAGCAAACAAGGAACTTCATAGAAGAACGTTAAGCGCAGATGAAGTTGTAAATGAAGCGAGGGCTATAGAGAGTCAGGGACATAAAAGAATTTTATTGGTATGCGGAGAGGACCCTAAAAAGACTCATATTGATCATATTACTGATTCGGTAAGTGCAATATATGAAAATGTTGATATTAGAAGAATTAATGTAAATGCAGCTCCTATGAGTGTGGAAGATTTTAAAAAGTTGAAGGCAGTAGGGATTGGAACTTTTCAAATTTTTCAAGAAACTTATCATAGAGAAACTTATAAAAAAATGCATCCAACAGGATTTAAGTCTGATTATGATTATCGCTTAACAGCTATTGAGAGAGCTTTTGAAGCAGGTATTGATGATTTTGGTATTGGAGCTTTATTAGGATTATATGATTATAAGTTTGATGTATTAGGAACACTTATGCATTCACAGTATATGGATGATAAATATAGTGTAGGGCCTCATACTATATCTATACCAAGGTTAAGACCAGCATTAGGCTCTGCTCTTGAGACGGTACCTTATCCAATTAATGATGAGGAATTTAAAAAGATTATTGCAGTTTATCGATTAACTGTTCCTTATACAGGGATTATACTTTCAACTAGGGAAGCTCCTGCACTTCGAGATGAGTTGCTTAATTTAGGGGTTTCTCAAATATCAGCAGGCTCAAGAACAAATCCTGGAGGATATGAAGAAGATGATAGAGAAGCGACACAATTTGAAACAAGTGATGAAAGAACTCTTGATGAAATGCTGCAAGTAGTTTGTGAACAAGGACATCTTCCAAGCTTTTGTACGGCTTGTTATAGAGCAAATAGAACAGGAGAAGCTTTTATGGAGCTTGCTAAGGATGCACATATACATGAGTTTTGTCAGCCAAATGCAATTTTAACATTTAAAGAGAATTTAGTTAGATTTGCATCAGCTAAAACGAAAGAAAAAGGAGAAAAAATGATTGAAAAGGAACTTCAAAAAATTGAAGATGAAAAGGTAAAAGCAGAGACAATTAAGAGACTAGAAAGAATTGAAAATGGAGAAAAAGATCTATACTTTTAG
- the nuoF gene encoding NADH-quinone oxidoreductase subunit NuoF, translating into MELYRAHVLICGGTGCTSSGSETLIDTFNKELEKNNLTNEVKIVKTGCFGLCEAGPIVIVYPEGAFYSHVKIEDVKRITEEHLLKGRIVKDLLFKEAIEEDKVRSINEVDFYKKQKRVALRNCGVINPEDIKEYIAFDGYKALGKVLTEMTREEVIDTIKKSGLRGRGGGGFPTGLKWEFTYKAQGDQKYVACNADEGDPGAFMDRSVLEGDPHALVEAMAIAAYAVGANQGYVYVRAEYPIAVHRLQIAIDQAREYGLLGKNIFDTDFEFDLEIRLGAGAFVCGEETALLNSIEGKRGMPRPRPPFPAVKGLWQKPTLLNNVETYANVPQIILNGAEWFASMGTEKSKGTKVFALGGKINNTGLLEIPMGTTLREVIYEIGGGIPNGKKFKAVQTGGPSGGCITADYLDTPIDYDNLIALGSMMGSGGMIVMDEDNCMVDVARFFLDFTVDESCGKCPPCRIGTKRMLEILDKITSGKGEPEDIDKLERLAQSIKASALCGLGQTAPNPVLSTLKYFRDEYEAHVNEKRCPAGVCQELLSYTVDPELCKKCGICANKCPVNCIDGVKGKEVYTIDTEKCIKCGACMEACPFKAISKK; encoded by the coding sequence ATGGAATTATATAGAGCACATGTCCTAATCTGTGGTGGTACGGGTTGTACTTCTTCAGGTTCAGAAACACTTATCGATACTTTTAATAAAGAGCTAGAGAAAAATAACTTAACAAATGAAGTGAAAATTGTTAAAACAGGATGTTTTGGTTTATGTGAAGCAGGACCAATTGTTATTGTATATCCTGAGGGAGCTTTTTATAGCCATGTAAAAATTGAAGATGTAAAAAGAATTACAGAAGAACACTTATTAAAGGGAAGAATTGTAAAAGATTTATTGTTTAAAGAAGCAATAGAGGAAGACAAGGTTCGTTCTATAAATGAAGTAGATTTTTACAAAAAACAAAAAAGGGTTGCACTTAGAAACTGTGGTGTAATCAACCCTGAAGATATTAAAGAATATATTGCTTTTGATGGATACAAAGCATTAGGAAAAGTTCTTACAGAAATGACAAGAGAAGAAGTAATCGATACAATTAAAAAATCTGGACTTCGTGGTCGTGGAGGCGGTGGTTTCCCAACAGGACTTAAGTGGGAATTCACATACAAGGCACAGGGAGATCAAAAATATGTAGCTTGTAACGCAGATGAAGGGGACCCTGGTGCATTTATGGATAGATCTGTACTTGAGGGAGATCCACATGCTCTTGTAGAAGCTATGGCAATAGCAGCTTATGCAGTAGGTGCAAATCAAGGATATGTATATGTAAGAGCAGAATATCCAATTGCTGTACACAGATTACAAATTGCTATTGATCAAGCAAGAGAATATGGATTATTAGGAAAAAATATTTTTGATACAGACTTTGAGTTTGATTTAGAAATAAGACTTGGTGCAGGAGCATTCGTTTGTGGTGAAGAAACAGCACTTCTTAATTCTATAGAAGGTAAAAGAGGTATGCCAAGACCAAGACCACCTTTCCCAGCAGTTAAAGGTTTATGGCAAAAACCAACATTATTAAACAATGTTGAAACTTATGCAAATGTACCTCAAATCATTCTAAATGGTGCAGAATGGTTTGCAAGTATGGGAACAGAAAAATCAAAAGGAACAAAAGTATTTGCATTAGGTGGAAAGATAAATAATACTGGACTTCTTGAAATCCCTATGGGAACAACATTAAGAGAAGTTATCTATGAAATTGGTGGCGGAATACCAAATGGAAAGAAATTTAAAGCAGTACAAACAGGTGGACCATCTGGTGGATGTATTACTGCTGATTATTTAGATACACCAATTGATTACGACAATCTTATTGCTCTAGGATCTATGATGGGTTCAGGTGGTATGATTGTAATGGATGAAGATAACTGTATGGTTGACGTTGCAAGATTCTTCTTAGACTTTACAGTAGATGAAAGCTGTGGTAAGTGTCCTCCATGTAGAATCGGTACAAAGAGAATGTTAGAAATATTAGATAAGATTACATCAGGTAAGGGAGAACCAGAAGATATTGATAAGCTTGAAAGATTAGCGCAAAGTATTAAAGCTTCTGCTTTATGTGGATTAGGTCAAACAGCTCCAAACCCTGTATTATCTACATTAAAATATTTTAGAGATGAGTATGAAGCACATGTAAATGAGAAGAGATGTCCAGCAGGGGTATGTCAAGAGTTATTATCTTACACAGTTGACCCTGAATTATGTAAAAAATGTGGTATTTGTGCAAACAAATGTCCTGTTAATTGTATAGATGGAGTAAAAGGAAAAGAAGTATATACAATTGATACAGAAAAATGTATTAAGTGTGGCGCTTGTATGGAAGCATGTCCATTCAAAGCAATAAGCAAGAAGTAA
- a CDS encoding TM1266 family iron-only hydrogenase system putative regulator has protein sequence MNKRIGVVAIIVENRENVDDVNKLLSNFGEIIVGRMGIPYKEKDVSVISIIVDGTTDEIGALTGKLGRLTGVNVKSALTKK, from the coding sequence ATGAACAAACGAATAGGTGTTGTAGCAATTATCGTTGAAAATAGAGAGAATGTAGATGATGTAAATAAATTGTTGAGCAATTTTGGAGAGATTATCGTTGGAAGAATGGGGATACCTTATAAGGAAAAGGATGTAAGCGTTATTTCTATTATTGTAGACGGTACAACTGATGAAATAGGAGCATTAACAGGAAAGCTAGGAAGACTTACTGGAGTGAATGTAAAAAGTGCACTAACCAAAAAATAA
- a CDS encoding PHP domain-containing protein, with amino-acid sequence MKIFADYHTHTLYSHGKGTIQQNVEAAIKKGLTEIAISDHGFGHFLYGIKKNDLPKMREEIAKINKSTDKIKVKLGIEANIISIDGKLDVDKETLKSLDIVLAGYHFGAIPKNIIDCFRIHGNNFLARYFPTVDRKVRVINTDAVVAAIYNNPIDILTHPGAKANIDTKEVAKAAAKMGTALEINSSHGHLTVEYIKIAMKEGAKFVISSDAHRPEDVGNVDKGIQRAIQAELSIDQIINAKE; translated from the coding sequence ATGAAAATATTTGCTGATTATCATACACATACATTGTATAGTCATGGAAAAGGAACTATTCAGCAAAATGTAGAAGCTGCAATAAAAAAAGGGTTAACAGAAATTGCGATTTCTGATCATGGTTTTGGACATTTCTTATATGGTATAAAAAAGAATGATTTGCCAAAGATGAGAGAAGAAATTGCTAAGATAAATAAATCTACAGATAAGATAAAAGTAAAGCTTGGAATAGAAGCAAATATAATAAGTATAGATGGCAAACTCGATGTAGATAAAGAAACCTTAAAAAGTTTAGATATTGTATTGGCAGGATATCATTTTGGAGCTATTCCTAAAAATATTATAGACTGCTTTAGAATTCATGGAAATAACTTTTTGGCAAGATATTTTCCAACAGTAGATAGAAAGGTAAGAGTAATAAATACAGATGCAGTAGTTGCTGCTATTTATAACAATCCTATTGATATTTTGACCCATCCAGGGGCTAAGGCAAACATTGATACAAAGGAAGTGGCAAAAGCAGCAGCAAAAATGGGAACAGCCTTAGAGATTAATAGCAGCCATGGACATTTAACTGTAGAATATATAAAGATTGCAATGAAAGAGGGAGCGAAATTTGTCATAAGCAGTGATGCTCATAGACCAGAAGATGTAGGAAATGTAGATAAAGGAATACAAAGGGCAATACAAGCAGAACTTAGCATTGATCAAATTATAAATGCAAAAGAGTAA
- the rapZ gene encoding RNase adapter RapZ: MKFVIITGLSGAGKSQAMKSMEDLGYYCVDNLPPALIPKFTDLCFHAQGEIEKIALVIDIRGGRFFDDLFKSLDVIKNQGYNYEILFLEASDEVLIKRFKETRRVHPINPSGRIIEGITKEREKLAELKKKAKYIVDTSNLTSAQLKEEIKKIYIEGVKPDNITIFIQSFGFKKGILLDADLVFDVRFLPNPHYIETLRDYTGNDKVVRDYVMKWPESIEFVEKLNDMIDFLIPLYIKEGKSQLVIGIGCTGGKHRSVTVANILYERLKDKGHRVIINHRDSVNAFRE, translated from the coding sequence ATGAAGTTTGTTATTATTACTGGATTATCAGGAGCTGGAAAAAGCCAGGCGATGAAGAGTATGGAGGATTTAGGATATTACTGTGTTGACAACCTGCCTCCAGCTTTAATTCCTAAATTTACAGACCTTTGCTTTCATGCACAAGGGGAAATCGAAAAAATTGCTTTGGTAATTGATATAAGGGGAGGAAGATTTTTTGATGATTTGTTCAAAAGCTTAGATGTTATAAAAAATCAAGGATATAATTATGAGATTTTATTTTTAGAAGCATCAGATGAGGTGCTTATTAAGAGATTTAAGGAAACAAGAAGAGTACATCCTATAAATCCTAGTGGCAGGATTATAGAAGGGATTACTAAGGAAAGAGAAAAACTAGCAGAGTTAAAGAAAAAGGCAAAATACATTGTTGATACATCAAATTTAACATCAGCTCAGTTAAAGGAAGAAATAAAAAAAATATATATAGAAGGAGTCAAACCTGATAATATAACTATTTTTATCCAATCATTTGGATTTAAGAAGGGAATATTATTAGATGCAGATTTGGTGTTTGATGTAAGATTTCTACCAAATCCACATTATATTGAAACTTTAAGAGATTATACTGGAAATGATAAAGTAGTTCGGGATTATGTTATGAAATGGCCAGAAAGCATTGAATTTGTAGAAAAGCTTAATGATATGATTGATTTTTTAATTCCCCTTTATATAAAAGAAGGAAAATCACAGCTTGTGATAGGAATTGGATGTACAGGAGGGAAGCATAGATCTGTAACGGTAGCAAATATATTATATGAGCGTTTAAAAGATAAAGGACATCGAGTAATTATTAATCATAGAGATTCAGTAAACGCTTTTAGGGAGTAG
- a CDS encoding NADH-dependent [FeFe] hydrogenase, group A6 has protein sequence MEKVTLTIDNIKVEVPKDYTILQAAKLAGIDIPTLCYLKDINEIGACRVCLVEVEGARALQASCVHPVAEGMVVKTNTKKVRDARKSNVELILSNHNRECLTCVRNKNCELQNIADELGISEIPFEGEKTETVIDDQSYSIVRDQSKCILCGRCVNVCKNVQGIGILDFVNRGFETRVAPAFEKSMADVPCIYCGQCITACPVGALKEKDDIDKVWDVLDNPDVHVVVQTAPAVRAALGEEFGLPIGTRVTGKMVAALKRLGFDKVYDTDFAADLTIMEEGTELLGRIQNGGKLPMITSCSPGWIRFCEFNYPEFLDNLSTCKSPQQMMGAIIKSYYAQKNDIDPKNICVVSIMPCTSKKTESQRNEMNVNGIRDVDIVLTTRELAKMIKQARIKFLELEDEKYDQDLLGDYTGAGVIFGVTGGVMEAALRTVAEVLEGKSFENVEYEAVRGVEGVKEATVVLGGKEIKVAVAHGTANAAKVLDMVKAGEKDYHFIEVMACPGGCVCGGGQPHVSAKTKMDIDVKAERAKALYEEDELLTIRKSHENPQIKKLYEDFLGKPNSHKAHELLHTHYAAKEQFPTDSCCQEAAATKDCDCGCK, from the coding sequence GTGGAAAAAGTTACTTTAACCATTGATAATATAAAAGTCGAAGTCCCAAAAGATTATACAATTCTTCAAGCTGCTAAGCTTGCTGGTATAGACATTCCTACTTTATGTTATTTAAAGGATATAAATGAAATAGGAGCTTGTCGTGTATGTTTAGTTGAAGTAGAAGGAGCAAGAGCTTTGCAAGCTTCTTGTGTGCATCCAGTTGCAGAGGGAATGGTTGTAAAAACAAATACAAAGAAGGTAAGAGATGCTAGAAAATCAAACGTAGAGTTGATTCTTTCTAACCATAATAGAGAATGTTTAACTTGTGTTAGAAATAAAAACTGTGAATTACAAAATATTGCAGATGAATTAGGAATTAGTGAAATTCCTTTTGAAGGAGAAAAAACTGAAACAGTGATTGATGATCAGTCTTACTCTATTGTAAGAGATCAAAGCAAATGTATTCTTTGTGGAAGATGTGTAAATGTATGTAAAAATGTACAAGGAATAGGTATTCTTGATTTTGTTAATAGAGGATTTGAAACAAGAGTAGCTCCTGCTTTTGAAAAAAGCATGGCAGATGTACCATGTATTTATTGTGGACAATGTATTACTGCTTGTCCAGTAGGTGCATTAAAAGAAAAAGATGATATTGATAAAGTATGGGATGTTCTTGATAATCCTGATGTACATGTTGTAGTACAAACAGCTCCAGCTGTAAGAGCAGCACTTGGAGAAGAATTTGGACTACCTATAGGAACAAGAGTTACAGGTAAAATGGTTGCAGCTCTTAAAAGACTTGGATTTGATAAAGTTTATGATACAGACTTTGCAGCTGACTTAACAATCATGGAAGAAGGAACAGAATTATTAGGTAGAATCCAAAATGGTGGAAAGCTTCCAATGATTACTTCTTGTTCACCAGGTTGGATTAGATTCTGTGAATTTAATTATCCAGAGTTTTTAGATAACTTATCAACATGTAAATCACCACAACAAATGATGGGTGCTATTATTAAATCTTATTATGCACAAAAGAATGATATTGACCCTAAAAATATATGTGTTGTTTCAATAATGCCATGTACTTCTAAAAAGACAGAATCACAAAGAAATGAAATGAATGTAAATGGTATTAGAGATGTAGATATTGTATTAACTACAAGAGAATTGGCAAAAATGATCAAGCAAGCAAGAATTAAATTCTTAGAGCTTGAAGATGAAAAATATGATCAAGATTTATTAGGTGATTATACAGGTGCTGGTGTAATCTTTGGTGTTACTGGAGGGGTTATGGAAGCAGCTTTAAGAACAGTAGCAGAAGTATTAGAAGGAAAATCCTTTGAAAATGTTGAGTACGAAGCTGTAAGAGGTGTTGAAGGAGTAAAAGAAGCAACAGTAGTATTAGGCGGAAAAGAAATTAAGGTTGCTGTTGCTCATGGAACAGCTAATGCAGCAAAAGTACTAGATATGGTAAAAGCAGGAGAGAAGGATTATCACTTTATTGAAGTTATGGCATGTCCTGGAGGATGTGTATGTGGTGGAGGTCAGCCACATGTTTCTGCTAAAACAAAAATGGATATAGATGTAAAAGCAGAAAGAGCAAAAGCATTGTATGAAGAAGATGAGCTTCTTACAATTAGAAAATCTCATGAAAATCCACAAATCAAAAAGCTTTATGAAGATTTCTTAGGAAAGCCAAATAGTCATAAAGCACATGAATTATTACACACTCATTATGCTGCTAAGGAGCAATTTCCTACAGATTCATGCTGTCAAGAAGCAGCTGCAACAAAAGATTGCGATTGCGGTTGTAAATAA
- the murB gene encoding UDP-N-acetylmuramate dehydrogenase: protein MNVYNKLIEKIKAKNILKDEPMYKHTSFKIGGPTDLMVLPYSIEEVKHAIKVCKEYDVDYYIMGNGSNLLVRDKGIRGVVIKIAENFNKVEINGNEVTAQAGVLLSVLSNIVANKSLKGFEFASGIPGTLGGAVAMNAGAYGGEIKDVLVGATVIDDKGNIIYLNNESLELGYRESIIQRKGFVVLEVKMQFEKGDYSEIKEKIKDFTQRRTTKQPLSLPSAGSTFKRPPGYYAGKLIEDAGLKGVRVGGAQVSTLHSGFIVNVDKATAEDVILLMELVQKTVRDKFGVLLNPEVKIIGQV from the coding sequence ATAAATGTTTATAATAAATTGATAGAAAAAATTAAAGCAAAGAATATATTAAAAGATGAACCAATGTATAAGCATACTTCTTTTAAAATAGGAGGTCCTACAGACCTTATGGTATTACCATATTCAATAGAAGAGGTTAAGCATGCTATAAAGGTTTGCAAGGAATATGATGTAGATTATTATATAATGGGCAATGGAAGCAACCTCCTTGTTCGTGATAAGGGTATACGAGGTGTAGTTATAAAAATTGCTGAAAATTTTAATAAGGTAGAGATAAATGGAAATGAAGTGACTGCACAAGCAGGGGTATTGTTATCTGTATTATCAAATATTGTTGCAAATAAAAGCTTAAAAGGATTTGAATTTGCAAGCGGCATTCCAGGTACATTAGGTGGAGCTGTTGCTATGAATGCAGGTGCTTATGGGGGAGAAATAAAGGATGTTTTAGTAGGTGCTACTGTTATAGATGATAAAGGAAATATTATTTATTTAAACAATGAATCATTAGAATTAGGTTATAGAGAAAGCATTATTCAAAGAAAGGGATTTGTCGTATTAGAAGTAAAAATGCAATTTGAAAAAGGAGATTATTCTGAGATAAAAGAAAAAATAAAGGATTTTACCCAAAGAAGAACAACAAAGCAGCCATTGAGCCTTCCAAGTGCTGGAAGTACCTTTAAGAGACCTCCTGGATATTATGCTGGAAAACTTATTGAAGATGCAGGCCTTAAGGGAGTTCGTGTAGGAGGTGCTCAAGTATCTACATTGCATTCAGGGTTTATTGTAAATGTAGATAAAGCTACAGCAGAGGATGTAATATTATTAATGGAGCTAGTTCAAAAGACTGTAAGGGATAAATTTGGTGTTTTATTGAATCCAGAAGTGAAGATTATTGGTCAAGTTTAA
- the hydE gene encoding [FeFe] hydrogenase H-cluster radical SAM maturase HydE, which produces MEQKPKYYLIMAGSTNHMLRGDQLLKDSGLKTALVPAPSEYGSVCAIAIKVKTEDLKQAEVILKENEIKLEGIYPEIPKKLSGLVEKLYQSVISDDFLMILKKVEEGEELSFEDIVRLLKTERKAEMDALFDAADRMRKEIIGDTVDIRGAIEFSNICRKDCKYCGVRKSLNDLKRYRMSEDEIMDVVHQIHKIGLQTVILQSGEDLWWTPEKIVSIIKRIKKETGMRITLSIGERPKEEYALYKKMGADNFLLKIETTNKDIFKFIHPDDDFNIRKQCSSWLRELGYLNGSGNIIGLPGQRVEDIARDIIYFKEMGINMIGIGPFLPAKGTPFEKYPPGSVDMTLKAVAVTRIVCKRVFLPATTALATLDPDGQTKALKAGANTIMLINTPVKYRYNYQIYSEKNMVDLESAYKAITESGRKFPPYLKIDLEELKDAGDTKK; this is translated from the coding sequence ATGGAGCAAAAGCCGAAATACTATTTGATTATGGCAGGATCAACAAACCATATGCTAAGAGGAGATCAATTATTAAAGGATTCGGGACTAAAAACTGCTTTAGTTCCTGCTCCTTCTGAATATGGTTCTGTATGTGCCATTGCTATCAAGGTAAAAACAGAAGATTTAAAACAAGCAGAAGTTATTTTAAAAGAAAATGAAATAAAGCTTGAAGGTATTTATCCAGAAATTCCAAAGAAGCTTTCAGGACTTGTAGAGAAATTGTATCAATCTGTTATTTCTGATGATTTTCTTATGATACTTAAAAAAGTAGAAGAAGGAGAAGAATTAAGCTTTGAAGATATTGTAAGACTTCTTAAAACAGAGAGAAAGGCAGAAATGGATGCTTTATTTGATGCAGCAGATAGAATGAGAAAAGAAATTATTGGAGATACGGTAGATATAAGAGGTGCAATAGAGTTTTCAAATATATGCAGAAAAGACTGTAAATACTGTGGTGTTAGAAAGAGCCTAAATGATTTAAAGCGTTACAGAATGAGTGAAGATGAAATTATGGATGTTGTTCATCAAATACACAAAATAGGACTTCAAACAGTTATTTTGCAGTCTGGAGAGGATTTATGGTGGACACCTGAAAAAATTGTATCCATTATTAAAAGAATAAAGAAAGAAACAGGGATGAGAATTACATTAAGTATAGGAGAAAGACCAAAAGAGGAATATGCTTTATATAAAAAAATGGGTGCAGATAATTTCTTATTAAAAATTGAGACTACAAATAAAGATATTTTTAAATTTATTCATCCAGATGATGATTTTAATATTAGAAAGCAATGTTCTAGTTGGCTAAGAGAGTTAGGATACCTAAATGGATCAGGAAATATAATTGGTCTTCCTGGACAGAGAGTTGAGGATATTGCAAGAGATATTATTTACTTTAAAGAAATGGGAATTAATATGATTGGGATAGGACCTTTTCTTCCAGCAAAAGGGACACCATTTGAAAAATATCCACCAGGAAGTGTTGATATGACTTTAAAAGCAGTAGCTGTTACAAGGATTGTTTGTAAGAGAGTATTTTTACCAGCAACTACAGCTTTAGCTACATTAGATCCTGATGGACAAACAAAAGCATTAAAGGCTGGAGCAAATACTATTATGTTAATTAATACACCAGTGAAATATCGCTATAATTATCAGATATATAGTGAGAAAAATATGGTTGATTTAGAGAGTGCATATAAAGCAATAACAGAATCAGGAAGAAAATTTCCACCTTATTTAAAAATAGATTTGGAGGAGTTAAAAGATGCAGGAGACACCAAGAAGTAA